A single genomic interval of Rhodothermales bacterium harbors:
- the trpE gene encoding anthranilate synthase component I: MTVNEIEQTTEGLEELVERLGPIVVPVTRRLSADLLTPVAAFLSLRRSSTYCFLLESVEGGEKVARYSFIGRNPYLTIRSVDDGVIVTREGSPPEHFEAGDIFDAVRQFANEFTEIRHPNLPRFTGGAVGYFGYDTVRRLESLPDLLEDDLGLPVATWCLYDTVVAFDHVKHQIVVISNMFIDTNSDVEKERAIAMERIEAVVQDLHFGSIDLPEPISMAEGAMQSNFERSAFLEAVESAKRYIRDGDIFQVVVSQRFTKSFSGDNFNLYRALRQVNPSPYLFYMDYETYSIVGSSPELLVRVENGLAETLPIAGTRPRGATPAEDRAHETDLLADPKERAEHVMLVDLGRNDLSRVCEEGTVTVDAFAYVERFSHVMHIVSSVSGTLGNEFDAVDALKACFPAGTVSGAPKVRAMEIIESLEPNRRGLYAGAVGYLDFSGNLDTCIAIRTMVVHDGHVHVQAGAGIVADSDPEAEFDETRNKAMALDHAIQMAALNLL; encoded by the coding sequence ATGACCGTGAACGAAATCGAACAGACGACGGAAGGACTGGAGGAGCTCGTCGAGCGCCTCGGACCGATTGTCGTCCCGGTCACCCGACGCCTGAGCGCCGACCTCCTGACGCCGGTCGCCGCGTTCCTGTCGCTCCGCCGAAGTAGTACATATTGCTTTCTGTTGGAGAGCGTCGAGGGCGGCGAGAAGGTGGCCCGATACTCATTCATCGGAAGAAACCCGTACCTCACCATTCGGTCGGTCGACGACGGTGTCATCGTGACACGGGAGGGGTCGCCACCTGAGCACTTCGAGGCCGGAGACATATTTGACGCGGTGCGGCAGTTCGCGAACGAATTCACAGAGATACGCCATCCGAATTTGCCGCGGTTCACCGGGGGTGCCGTCGGATACTTCGGGTACGATACGGTACGTCGACTTGAGTCACTTCCGGACCTTCTTGAGGACGACCTCGGGTTGCCGGTTGCGACCTGGTGCCTCTACGACACGGTAGTCGCGTTCGACCACGTCAAGCATCAGATCGTGGTCATCTCGAACATGTTCATCGACACAAACTCGGATGTGGAAAAGGAGCGGGCGATCGCCATGGAGCGAATTGAAGCTGTCGTGCAGGATCTGCATTTCGGCTCCATCGATCTTCCGGAACCGATATCGATGGCCGAAGGCGCCATGCAATCCAATTTCGAGCGGTCTGCCTTTCTGGAAGCCGTTGAATCTGCAAAGCGGTACATCCGCGACGGCGACATTTTCCAGGTTGTCGTCTCCCAACGTTTTACCAAGTCATTCTCCGGCGACAACTTCAATCTGTACCGGGCGCTCCGGCAGGTTAACCCCTCGCCCTACCTATTCTACATGGACTACGAAACGTACTCGATTGTAGGGTCTTCGCCTGAGCTTCTGGTTCGGGTTGAGAATGGTCTTGCCGAAACGCTGCCGATTGCAGGGACGCGGCCACGGGGCGCAACGCCCGCCGAGGACAGGGCCCACGAGACTGATCTGCTCGCGGACCCCAAGGAGCGTGCGGAACACGTCATGCTCGTCGACCTCGGACGAAACGATCTCAGCCGCGTGTGTGAGGAGGGCACGGTAACGGTGGATGCGTTTGCCTATGTCGAACGCTTCTCGCACGTGATGCACATCGTGTCGTCTGTCTCCGGCACACTGGGGAATGAGTTCGATGCCGTGGATGCGCTCAAGGCCTGCTTCCCGGCGGGAACGGTCAGCGGTGCGCCGAAGGTTCGAGCCATGGAGATTATCGAGAGCCTCGAGCCAAACCGCCGCGGCCTCTATGCAGGAGCCGTGGGCTACCTTGATTTCTCCGGAAACCTGGACACTTGCATCGCCATCCGGACGATGGTCGTCCACGATGGCCACGTGCACGTCCAGGCGGGAGCAGGAATCGTTGCCGATAGCGATCCGGAGGCCGAGTTTGACGAAACGCGGAATAAGGCCATGGCGCTGGATCACGCCATCCAGATGGCTGCGCTCAACCTTCTTTAG